The following coding sequences are from one Desulfosporosinus orientis DSM 765 window:
- a CDS encoding UbiA-like polyprenyltransferase, with the protein MNKLKVFFEMIKFEHTIFALPFAYLGAFLASKGVPAAGKLFWITLAMIGARTAAMSLNRIIDRHIDARNPRTAQRALPAGQLKVYEVYVYTMLSFLLLGISAYKLNLLALWLMPIAVFFLVLYSYTKRFTWVCHFVLGISLGLAPPGAWIGVTGHWALAPVLLGLGVMTWVAGFDVVYACQDVEFDRKEGLYSIPAVFGVKRSLEISAFLHIIAPVLFIAVGVVMSLSWLFYIGVGIAIFLLLRQHHLVSADDLSKIGIAFFDLNGYLSILLFVFSVLDLLLLH; encoded by the coding sequence ATGAATAAACTTAAAGTTTTTTTTGAAATGATTAAATTTGAACATACTATTTTTGCATTACCCTTTGCTTATTTAGGTGCATTTTTAGCATCAAAGGGTGTTCCAGCTGCTGGGAAGCTTTTTTGGATAACTCTGGCAATGATTGGAGCCAGAACAGCTGCCATGTCTTTAAACCGGATAATTGACCGGCACATTGACGCACGTAATCCAAGGACAGCTCAGAGAGCATTGCCGGCCGGTCAGCTCAAGGTCTATGAGGTTTACGTCTATACGATGCTCTCCTTTCTGCTTTTAGGCATTTCAGCCTATAAGCTTAATCTTTTGGCTTTATGGTTAATGCCGATTGCTGTTTTTTTTCTGGTCTTGTACTCTTACACCAAACGATTCACCTGGGTCTGCCATTTCGTATTAGGTATTTCTTTAGGATTAGCTCCGCCGGGAGCTTGGATCGGAGTTACCGGTCATTGGGCGTTGGCCCCTGTTCTTTTAGGTTTAGGAGTCATGACTTGGGTCGCCGGTTTCGATGTGGTTTATGCTTGTCAAGATGTGGAGTTTGACCGTAAAGAAGGCCTTTACTCCATTCCCGCAGTTTTTGGGGTTAAGAGGAGTTTAGAAATTTCCGCATTTCTGCATATTATAGCACCGGTCCTTTTTATTGCAGTGGGTGTGGTCATGTCCTTAAGTTGGCTCTTTTATATTGGAGTCGGAATTGCGATTTTCTTACTACTCCGGCAGCACCATCTTGTCTCAGCAGATGATCTTTCGAAAATTGGTATTGCTTTTTTTGATCTTAATGGTTACTTAAGCATTTTGCTGTTTGTTTTCTCCGTTCTGGATTTGC